From a region of the Panthera uncia isolate 11264 chromosome B1, Puncia_PCG_1.0, whole genome shotgun sequence genome:
- the MAN2B2 gene encoding LOW QUALITY PROTEIN: epididymis-specific alpha-mannosidase (The sequence of the model RefSeq protein was modified relative to this genomic sequence to represent the inferred CDS: inserted 3 bases in 3 codons; deleted 6 bases in 3 codons; substituted 3 bases at 3 genomic stop codons) yields the protein MAALLPFAEGPAPQPGPSAEAQGEAEGHGFLYETSGVWPRFSWQVASFGASPTTPTRFALAGVHALVVSWSDRDLKDAMQESQGQQFVXRGSPSPSAQQEICTHILNQFGYCSXAAPSLGGALGFSWDGSAVFPEPPVIRIYPGTIRPVTQHIRYYAMALLNNVKERAAWFQTPHVLWPWGCDKQFFNASLQFTNMDLLMEFINSNSASKLGIFVEHATLADYFRAVHTHNVAWNIHDHXDFLPYSSDPFQAWTGFYASHSRLKGLARRVSTLLYAGQSVSTRYVWPAPQQHLGLDRALKQLQWPPGRSPRHLARGKESQHLGGERVLWRGGSRSHASPTLVGLRVQHHDAIPGTETPKVRDMYVENLSAGMHGVRKLMACIVQDRTPAHSDPERGGHVVMVFNPLAWTVTTIITLTVDSSWVSITDASGHPVPAQVQKSREKQPTYDLHVLTTXPGLSYRHYGIRSTEGTQTGIHEPVATIVSSTQFGRRPWTCTGPGIRHLLPVKNDINTVFLDCDTNLMRSMWERESNRTVQVTREFMEXNNAMDPQPISNNYTSAPNETAKRPRKPVGMQIVAGELRTEIRQYPYRCTRGQDHTXAIYSRLTHVPRSHSRELLCRRIEQECRGGGGGGALQLNREAILRTSASLHNRRVLSSDNSGCRMQRRHFRKYTNNMNNITRAPLAESRCKVPGPDWRTGAQRGPHCRPPSVPEGHGGKAKADLRCVLLWLHHLCEVGGDPVLSQPVMVNLKVVLGGLGPMVAVEERSLMGTLDVSTLYRWSWRTQERSHHRGWGPPGSGRAREPQLLQPGSGAGQPWVRSQLCPLQPV from the exons ATGGCAGCCCTCCTCCCCTTCGCTGAGGGGCCAGCACCGCAGCCGGGACCCTCAGCGGAGGCCCAAGGAGAGGCAG AAGGACACGGGTTCCTGTATGAAACCTCCGGGGTCTGGCCGCGGTTCTCCTGGCAGGTCGCCTCCTTTGGTGCTTCCCCCACGACCCCCACCCGATTTGCCCTGGCGGGCGTCCACGCGCTCGTCGTCTCCTGGAGCGACCGTGACCTGAAGGACGCCATGCAAGAGTCCCAG GGGCAGCAGTTCGTGTAGCGAGGGTCCCCATCCCCTTCGGCTCAGCAGGAAATCTGCACGCACATCTTGAACCAGTTTGGCTACTGCTCGTGAGCGGCACCTTCCTTGGGGGGGGCCCTC GGCTTTTCCTGGGATGGCTCAGCTGTCTTCCCAGAACCACCCGTCATTAGGATATATCCCGGCACGATTCGTCCCGTCACTCAGCACATCAGATACTACGCCATGGCCCTACTGAACAACGTGAAGGAGCGGGCCGCCTGGTTCCAAACACCGCACGTCCTCTGGCCCTGG GGCTGTGACAAGCAGTTCTTCAACGCCTCGCTCCAGTTCACCAACATGGACCTTCTGATGGAATTCATCAACTCTAACTCT GCCTCCAAGCTTGGCATCTTTGTGGAGCACGCCACGCTGGCCGACTACTTCCGTGCCGTGCACACTCACAATGTCGCCTGGAACATCCACGACC GGGACTTCCTGCCCTATTCCTCAG ATCCATTTCAGGCCTGGACCGGCTTCTACGCATCCCACAGCAGGCTCAAGGGGCTGGCGAGGCGAGTCAGCACACTGCTGTATGCCGGGCAGTCCGTGTCCACTCGCTACGTGTGGCCGGCCCCCCAGCAGCACCTGGGCCTGGACCGGGCCCTGAAGCAGCTGCAGTGGCCCCCTGGGCGGTCTCCGAG GCACCTGGCGAGAGGGAAGGAGAGCCAGCACCTGGGAGGTGAGCGGGTGCTCTGGAGAGGCGGGTCCCGATCCCATGCTTCCCCTACTCTGGTCGGGCTACGGGTGCAGCACCACGACGCCATCCCTGGGACTGAGACGCCCAAGGTGAGGGACATGTACGTGGAGAATCTGAGCGCGGGGATGCACGGCGTGCGCAAGCTGATGGCCTGCATCGTCCAGGACAGGACCCCAGCCCACTCGG ACCCAGAACGTGGGGGACACGTTGTCATGGTCTTCAACCCCTTGGCCTGGACGGTCACCACCATCATTACCCTGACTGTGGACTCCTCCTGGGTCAGCATCACCGATGCGTCAGGCCACCCGGTGCCTGCACAG GTCCAGAAATCAAGGGAGAAACAACCTACATACGACCTGCATGTGCTGACCA TTCCAGGCCTCAGTTACCGGCACTACGGCATCAGGAGCACCGAGGGGACCCAGACGGGCATCCACGAACCAGTTGCCACCATAGTTAGTTCCACCCAGTTTGGGCGCAGGCCGTGGACGTGCACTGGTCCAGGGATCAGGCACCTGTTGCCGGTGAAGAATGACATT AACACCGTGTTCCTGGACTGTGACACCAACCTGATGCGCAGCATGTGGGAGAG AGAGAGTAACCGCACAGTGCAGGTGACCCGGGAGTTCATGG TCAACAATGCTATGGATCCGCAGCCCATTTCTAATAACTACACGTCTGCACCCAATGAGACCGCGAAGCGCCCCCGGAAACCAGTGGGGATGCAGATTGTGGCGGGGGAGCTCAGGACCGAGATCCGGCAGTACCCCTACAGGTGCACTCGG GGACAGGATCACACATAGGCCATCTACTCCCGACTCACCCACGTCCCACGAAGCCACAGCAGAGAGCTGCTCTGCCGTCGCATCGAGCAGGAgtgccgtgggggggggggggggggg gccttGCAGCTGAACCGCGAGGCCATCCTGAGGACCAGCGCCAGTCTACACAACCGCCGGGTCCTCTCCTCGGACAACAGCGGCTGCCGGATGCAGCGGAGGCACTTCCGGAAATACACGAACAACATGAACAACATCACTCGG GCTCCCCTCG CGGAGAGCAGGTGCAAAGTGCCGGGTCCAGACTGGAGGACTGGGGCTCAGAGGGGTCCTCACTGCCGCCCTCCTTCTGTCCCTGAAGGCCATGGAGGAAAGGCCAAGGCAGACCTCCGCTGCGTCCTGCTGTGGCTCCACCACCTGTGTGAGGTCGGGGGGGACCCGGTTCTGTCTCAGCCTGTGATGGTGAATCTGAAG GTCGTGCTGGGAGGGCTGGGTCCCATGGTGGCCGTGGAGGAGCGCTCACTCATGGGGACCTTGGACGTGAGCACCCTGTACCGCTGGAGCTGGAGGACACAGGAGCGTTCCCACCACAGAGGTTGGGGACCCCCCGGCTCAGGCCGTGCCCGGGAACCCCAG